In Deinococcus reticulitermitis, a single window of DNA contains:
- a CDS encoding tyrosine-type recombinase/integrase yields MTQSKKPSPTRTTRKANGEGSIYKYRGRYRWQLREQLGGQTKTVASGIEDTKTAARLALARAIADRDRGLLLVSTEEVNVGEWLNRWLRLRKPHIQATTYDQYDHRLRAYVPKQLKEMPLNKVKRAHILELELSLCDRISASTRKKVMEHLSAAFQEAVHQELLVRNPADRIKVTPTQQEKERPKQRKALSDDEMQRFLEAAEGDALYPLFYLLFSLGLRCGEALGLRWEDVDFANCEIRIRQANKLLKNKPVLGVPKTAASVRDIPASPDLLEILRAHRQRQDAQKADFGAAWVHRELVFTTGIGSLLDRHNVMRKIHRICAENGIERFGTHSGRHTVITNLLRAGHLPEVVMRVAGHTRTVTTMGYRTVMPEEIRAAQFSLRSHLALADAAD; encoded by the coding sequence GTGACCCAGTCGAAGAAACCCAGTCCCACGAGAACGACCAGAAAAGCCAACGGGGAAGGCAGCATCTACAAGTACAGAGGCCGATATCGGTGGCAATTGCGCGAGCAGCTCGGCGGCCAAACGAAAACCGTGGCGAGCGGCATTGAAGACACCAAAACGGCGGCGAGGCTCGCCCTCGCCCGAGCGATTGCCGACAGGGACCGTGGGCTGCTGCTCGTATCCACAGAGGAGGTGAACGTGGGGGAATGGCTGAACCGGTGGCTACGACTCCGTAAGCCCCATATCCAGGCGACCACTTACGATCAGTACGACCATCGGCTGCGGGCGTACGTGCCCAAACAGCTCAAGGAGATGCCCCTGAACAAGGTCAAGCGGGCGCACATCCTTGAACTGGAACTGTCACTTTGCGACCGCATCAGTGCCAGTACCCGTAAGAAGGTCATGGAGCATTTGAGTGCTGCCTTCCAGGAAGCCGTCCACCAGGAACTTCTGGTTCGCAATCCGGCCGATAGGATCAAGGTCACTCCCACTCAGCAGGAGAAGGAGCGACCAAAGCAGCGTAAGGCGCTGTCGGATGACGAAATGCAGCGCTTCCTTGAAGCAGCAGAAGGGGACGCGCTTTACCCTCTCTTCTACCTGCTGTTCTCCCTGGGACTCCGCTGCGGCGAGGCACTCGGCCTCCGCTGGGAGGACGTGGACTTCGCCAACTGTGAAATCCGCATTAGGCAGGCCAACAAGCTCCTCAAGAACAAGCCCGTCCTGGGCGTTCCCAAGACGGCGGCCTCCGTCAGGGACATTCCGGCGAGTCCTGATCTCCTCGAGATTCTCCGGGCCCACAGACAGCGTCAGGATGCCCAGAAGGCCGACTTCGGTGCCGCGTGGGTCCACAGAGAACTGGTCTTCACCACCGGGATCGGATCTCTTCTCGACCGACACAACGTCATGCGGAAGATCCACAGGATCTGTGCGGAGAACGGCATTGAGCGTTTCGGGACGCACTCTGGACGCCACACGGTGATCACCAACCTGTTGCGCGCTGGACACCTGCCCGAAGTAGTCATGCGGGTAGCCGGCCACACCCGGACGGTGACGACCATGGGTTACAGGACGGTGATGCCCGAGGAGATCCGCGCGGCTCAGTTCAGCCTGAGGTCTCACCTCGCCCTGGCCGACGCCGCCGATTAG
- a CDS encoding MarR family winged helix-turn-helix transcriptional regulator, whose translation MDEHCAAPGPAPPDVPDAVDVRRLGEAFKRLQRHVGSAVMSGMQDELQSLDLSFTQVAALHQLRAHAPLTVTQLSELTRLSLPAASHLTERLVRRGLARRQENPDNRRERLLTLTAQGEHTVSKLDAGLAAGYVAIFSRLDPATVQATEKQLSVLLAELETLPRSPYASPEPS comes from the coding sequence ATGGATGAGCACTGTGCCGCCCCCGGGCCTGCCCCACCTGATGTCCCCGATGCGGTGGACGTACGCCGGCTGGGTGAGGCGTTCAAGCGGCTTCAGCGCCACGTCGGCAGCGCCGTGATGAGTGGCATGCAAGACGAGCTACAGTCACTCGACCTCTCGTTTACGCAGGTCGCCGCCCTGCACCAGCTCCGCGCACACGCGCCCCTCACGGTCACCCAGCTTTCGGAGCTGACCCGGCTGAGCCTGCCCGCCGCGAGCCACCTCACCGAGCGCCTCGTGCGCCGGGGCCTCGCCCGGCGGCAGGAAAACCCGGACAACCGCCGTGAGCGCCTGCTCACGCTCACCGCGCAGGGCGAGCACACCGTCTCGAAACTCGACGCGGGACTCGCCGCCGGCTACGTGGCTATCTTTTCGCGCCTCGATCCGGCCACTGTGCAAGCCACCGAAAAACAGCTCAGCGTGCTGCTCGCCGAGCTCGAAACCCTTCCCCGTTCGCCCTATGCCTCACCGGAGCCATCATGA
- a CDS encoding phosphoribosyltransferase family protein, whose protein sequence is MEHLTITVGGVVRELPTIPVGNVGRVPLVEFIGDSELTNAAAQEMLALIPAGTEILLTVVTNALPLTHEISDRSGIPYVVARKKRRTYMQDPLIQQVPTLTLGVGETLWLDGPHAARLRGKRVTIVQDVVSSGGTAQALTRFVERSGGTLLGYVAAFNQGSAALPVRALQTLPQHL, encoded by the coding sequence ATGGAACATCTGACGATCACTGTCGGCGGCGTCGTGCGCGAACTGCCCACCATCCCGGTCGGCAACGTGGGGCGGGTGCCGCTCGTCGAGTTCATCGGCGACAGCGAGCTGACCAACGCGGCGGCGCAGGAGATGCTCGCGCTGATCCCGGCAGGCACCGAGATCCTGCTCACGGTGGTCACCAACGCGCTACCGCTCACCCACGAGATCAGCGACCGCAGCGGCATTCCCTACGTCGTGGCGCGCAAGAAGCGCCGGACCTACATGCAAGACCCGCTGATCCAGCAGGTGCCCACCCTGACCCTCGGCGTGGGCGAGACGCTGTGGCTCGATGGCCCCCACGCCGCCCGGCTGCGCGGCAAACGGGTGACCATCGTGCAGGACGTGGTGTCTTCGGGCGGCACCGCGCAGGCCCTGACACGCTTCGTCGAGCGCTCGGGGGGCACTCTGCTCGGCTACGTCGCTGCCTTCAACCAGGGAAGCGCCGCCCTCCCGGTGCGCGCCCTCCAGACCCTGCCGCAGCATCTGTGA
- a CDS encoding MDR family MFS transporter, with protein sequence MTTPTGAAPNEAPAGRIDYAKTLSRATKHQILFGVMLGLLLSALDQTIVSTAMPRIMADLDGLSLYTWVTTAYLLTNTALVPVYGKLSDLYGRKPVLMFGIVAFLFASALCGMAGEPFLGNLFGGGMMQLVVFRGLQGVGGAALGSVAFAIIADLFEPAERPKYQGLFGAVFGLSSVIGPLLGGFLTDQVSWRWVFYVNLPLGLIALAFIASRMPKLASGLKASVDWLGAALIVGFAVPLLLALTWGGEGTYGWTSPTLLGLFAVSAVSLISFLWAESRHESPILPLALFRNPTFAWGALARFLIGAAFLGAIIFLSLYLVQVQGVSATAAGTATIPLTVGLIIGAVGSGQIASRMGRYKPLMLGGLVLMALGFLSLTTLNADTPYSSVVLRMVLLGLGIGPTLPLYTTALQLSVKPWEIGVATSAGQFFQQMGSTIGTAVFGAVLSAGLAQNLPAQFEAQAATQQGTVATALRQIGQNMEGQTGGMGGENRSQTPKTGAQIRAEYAALRRDVTAAVREGNPNAIRSIEASDFYKTLPAQAKQSFTALPAGGVKAQVARQLDSTYRVIEQTINSGNPERLARLASKPTLAPDLRAGLAQIPPQALQSPQARAGILAGIRQGLDAAKEQAGAQAEAQALRAALQGVNDGERIALASTRAVKVAFSDSITNIYRFCLGVAALAFLATLMMPDLAMPRREEGEKAPPAHVEV encoded by the coding sequence ATGACCACCCCCACCGGAGCCGCCCCCAACGAAGCCCCCGCCGGGCGCATCGACTACGCCAAGACGCTCAGCCGCGCGACCAAGCACCAGATTCTGTTCGGGGTGATGCTGGGACTGCTGCTCAGCGCCCTGGACCAGACCATCGTCTCGACCGCCATGCCGCGCATCATGGCGGACCTTGACGGCCTGAGCCTCTACACCTGGGTCACGACGGCCTACCTGCTCACCAATACGGCGCTCGTGCCGGTGTACGGCAAGCTCTCGGACCTCTATGGGCGCAAGCCGGTGCTGATGTTCGGGATCGTCGCCTTTCTGTTCGCCTCGGCGCTGTGCGGCATGGCGGGCGAGCCTTTCCTCGGCAACCTCTTCGGCGGCGGAATGATGCAGCTCGTCGTGTTCCGGGGGCTCCAGGGCGTCGGCGGCGCGGCGCTCGGGTCGGTGGCCTTCGCGATCATCGCCGACCTGTTCGAGCCTGCCGAGCGGCCCAAGTACCAGGGCCTGTTCGGAGCTGTTTTCGGGTTGAGCAGCGTGATCGGGCCGCTGCTCGGGGGCTTTCTGACCGACCAGGTGTCGTGGAGATGGGTCTTTTACGTCAACCTGCCGCTCGGGCTGATCGCGCTCGCCTTTATCGCCAGCCGGATGCCGAAGCTCGCCAGCGGGCTGAAGGCGAGCGTGGACTGGCTCGGGGCGGCCCTGATCGTGGGGTTCGCCGTGCCGCTGCTGCTCGCGCTGACCTGGGGCGGCGAAGGCACCTACGGCTGGACAAGCCCGACGCTGCTCGGCCTGTTCGCGGTGAGCGCCGTGAGCCTGATCAGTTTCCTGTGGGCCGAGTCGCGCCACGAGAGCCCGATTCTGCCGCTCGCCCTGTTCAGAAATCCGACCTTCGCTTGGGGAGCGCTCGCCCGCTTTCTGATCGGGGCCGCGTTTCTCGGCGCGATTATCTTCCTGAGCCTGTACCTCGTGCAGGTGCAGGGCGTCTCGGCGACGGCGGCAGGGACCGCCACCATTCCGCTCACGGTCGGCCTGATCATCGGCGCGGTGGGCAGCGGGCAGATCGCTAGCCGCATGGGACGCTACAAGCCGCTGATGCTCGGCGGTCTGGTGCTGATGGCGCTCGGCTTCCTGAGCCTGACCACCCTGAATGCCGACACCCCCTATTCCAGCGTGGTGCTGCGGATGGTGCTGCTCGGGCTCGGCATCGGGCCGACGCTGCCGCTCTACACCACGGCGCTGCAACTCTCGGTGAAGCCCTGGGAGATCGGCGTGGCGACGAGCGCGGGGCAGTTTTTTCAGCAGATGGGCAGCACCATCGGCACCGCTGTCTTCGGCGCGGTCCTGAGCGCCGGTCTCGCCCAGAACCTGCCCGCGCAGTTCGAGGCGCAGGCCGCCACCCAGCAGGGCACGGTGGCGACCGCCCTGCGCCAGATCGGCCAAAACATGGAGGGCCAGACCGGTGGCATGGGCGGCGAAAACCGCAGCCAGACGCCCAAGACCGGTGCCCAGATCCGCGCCGAATACGCCGCGCTGCGCCGTGACGTGACGGCAGCGGTGCGGGAGGGAAATCCCAATGCCATCCGGTCTATTGAAGCGAGCGACTTTTACAAGACGTTGCCCGCACAGGCCAAGCAGAGCTTCACGGCCCTGCCGGCAGGCGGGGTCAAGGCGCAGGTGGCCCGGCAACTCGACAGCACCTACCGCGTGATCGAGCAGACCATCAACTCTGGGAATCCCGAGCGGCTCGCGCGGCTGGCGAGCAAGCCCACCCTGGCGCCTGACCTGCGCGCGGGCCTCGCCCAGATTCCGCCGCAGGCCCTCCAGAGCCCGCAGGCGCGCGCCGGCATTCTCGCCGGCATCCGCCAGGGCCTCGACGCCGCGAAGGAGCAGGCCGGCGCACAGGCCGAGGCGCAGGCGCTGCGGGCGGCACTTCAGGGCGTCAATGACGGCGAACGGATCGCGCTCGCCTCGACCCGCGCGGTGAAGGTGGCCTTCTCGGACTCCATCACCAACATCTACCGCTTCTGCCTGGGGGTGGCGGCCCTCGCCTTCCTCGCCACGCTGATGATGCCTGACCTCGCCATGCCGCGCCGCGAGGAAGGGGAGAAAGCGCCGCCCGCGCACGTCGAGGTCTGA